The following proteins come from a genomic window of Miscanthus floridulus cultivar M001 chromosome 2, ASM1932011v1, whole genome shotgun sequence:
- the LOC136539083 gene encoding GDP-mannose 3,5-epimerase 1, translating to MGSGEKTVTAYGEYTYAELEREPYWPSEKLRISITGAGGFIGSHIARRLKSEGHYIIASDWKKNEHMTEDMFCHEFHLVDLRVMDNCLKVTHGVDHVFNLAADMGGMGFIQSNHSVIMYNNTMISFNMLEAARINGVKRFFYASSACIYPEFKQLDTNVSLKESDAWPAEPQDAYGLEKLATEELCKHYTKDFGIECRVGRFHNIYGPFGTWKGGREKAPAAFCRKAQTSTERFEMWGDGLQTRSFTFIDECVEGVLRLTKSDFREPVNIGSDEMVSMNEMAEIVLSFEDRKLPIHHIPGPEGVRGRNSDNTLIKEKLGWAPTMKLKDGLRFTYFWIKEQIEKEKTQGVDIAAYGSSKVVSTQAPVQLGSLRAADGKEGL from the exons ATGGGGAGCGGCGAGAAGACCGTCACCGCTTATGGCGAGTACACCTATGCTGAGCTGGAGAGGGAGCCCTACTGGCCAAGTGAGAAGCTGAGGATTTCGATTACTGGGGCTGGTGGTTTCATTGGATCCCACATTGCTCGCCGGCTGAAGAGCGAGGGCCATTACATCATTGCCTCTGACTGGAAGAAGAATGAGCACATGACTGAAGACATGTTCTGCCATGAGTTCCACCTTGTTGATCTCAGGGTCATGGACAACTGTCTGAAGGTCACCCACGGTGTTGACCATGTCTTTAATCTTGCTGCTGATATGGGTGGCATGGGGTTCATCCAGTCAAATCACTCTGTGATCATGTACAACAACACCATGATCAGTTTCAACATGCTAGAGGCTGCACGTATCAATGGTGTGAAGAG GTTCTTCTATGCCTCAAGTGCATGCATTTACCCTGAGTTCAAGCAGCTTGACACAAATGTGAGCTTGAAGGAATCTGATGCCTGGCCTGCTGAG CCTCAAGACGCCTATGGCTTGGAGAAGCTTGCGACTGAGGAGCTGTGCAAGCACTACACCAAGGACTTTGGCATTGAGTGCCGTGTTGGCCGCTTCCACAACATTTACGGCCCTTTTGGTACATGGAAAG GTGGTCGTGAGAAGGCACCGGCTGCCTTCTGCAGAAAGGCTCAGACATCCACTGAGAGGTTTGAGATGTGGGGTGATGGTCTCCAGACCCGCTCCTTCACTTTCATCGATGAGTGCGTCGAGGGTGTTCTGAG ATTGACCAAGTCAGACTTCCGTGAGCCGGTGAACATTGGAAGCGATGAGATGGTGAGCATGAACGAGATGGCTGAGATCGTGCTGAGCTTTGAGGATAGGAAGCTGCCCATCCACCACATCCCTGGTCCGGAGGGGGTCCGTGGGCGCAACTCTGACAACACCCTTATCAAGGAGAAGCTTGGCTGGGCCCCAACAATGAAGCTCAAG GATGGGCTGAGGTTCACCTACTTCTGGATCAAGGAGCAGATCGAGAAGGAGAAGACCCAGGGGGTCGACATCGCGGCGTATGGGTCGTCCAAGGTGGTGTCCACCCAGGCGCCCGTGCAGCTGGGCTCCCTCCGTGCTGCCGACGGCAAGGAGGGGCTCTGA